The Stigmatella aurantiaca DW4/3-1 genome contains the following window.
GACGCACTGTTCGAGGCGCATCGGCAGAGGCAGTACATGCGGGAGTTGTTGTTCTCCACCGTGGTGGAGTTGATGTCCGTGGTGGCCATGGGGCTGCGTCCCTCACTGCATGCAGCGGCCAAGGCCAGTGAGGTGGGAGCCTCGGTGGCTGCGCTCTACGAGAAGGTCAATCGCATGGAGCCTGGCTTGGTGCGCGCTCTGGTGCGTGGCAGCGCGCAGCGACTGGAGCCTGTGGTCCAGCCGCTGCGGACAGGTGAGAAGCTCTGGGCAGAGGGCTATCGCGTCCGAATCATGGACGGCAATCACCTGCCAGCCAGCCAGAAGAGGCTCAAGCCGCTGCGTGAGTTTCGAGGCGCCGCGCTGCCCGGGCACTCGCTGGTGGTGTACGCACCGGAGCAAGGCTTGGTCGTGGACAGGGGGCCGTGTGAGGACGCGCACGCCCAGGAAAGGACGCTGGTAACCGCGGTGCTGGAGCACGCCCAGCAGGGCGACCTGTGGATAGCCGACAGGAACTTCTCTACCACTCGGATCGTTTTTGGCCTGGAGGACAGGCGCGCTGCCTTCATCATCCGAGAGCACGGACGCACGCCCAGCCCTACGGAGGTGGGGAAGCGAAAGAAGGTGGGCCGTGTGGAAACGGGCGTCGTCTTTGAGCAGACGGTTCAGGTGGAGGACGACAGTGGGCGTAGGCTCACGCTGCGTCGCGTCGAACTGCAGTTGGATGAGCCTACCGAGGAGGGAGAGCCCCTCATTCGGCTGCTCACCAACGCACCAGAAGAAAAACTCTCCGCCGAGCAGGTGGCGCGTCTGTACCGCAAGCGCTGGAGCATCGAAGGCATGTTTCAGAGCTTGGAGTCTGCCCTGCACAGCGAGGTGC
Protein-coding sequences here:
- a CDS encoding IS4 family transposase — translated: MARLVLQRAVSAEWMDALFEAHRQRQYMRELLFSTVVELMSVVAMGLRPSLHAAAKASEVGASVAALYEKVNRMEPGLVRALVRGSAQRLEPVVQPLRTGEKLWAEGYRVRIMDGNHLPASQKRLKPLREFRGAALPGHSLVVYAPEQGLVVDRGPCEDAHAQERTLVTAVLEHAQQGDLWIADRNFSTTRIVFGLEDRRAAFIIREHGRTPSPTEVGKRKKVGRVETGVVFEQTVQVEDDSGRRLTLRRVELQLDEPTEEGEPLIRLLTNAPEEKLSAEQVARLYRKRWSIEGMFQSLESALHSEVRTLGHPRAALLAFGTAVVAYNILAVIQAAVEAAPPEAKAEGIELSPFFVSTEVQAAYGGMMIAVGDDVWAACDEQSPLQLSQTLVRIAQHAQPKRLRKHPQGPKKKTKKGYVSGRAARKHVSTARVLASGRIDSTS